The following are encoded together in the Kutzneria kofuensis genome:
- a CDS encoding FAD-dependent monooxygenase: MADVSVLVVGGGPVGLFLAAELRLAGVKPLVVERLAQPDQGKSDDDRGLTARTVQTLDLRGLGDPVRAMTAAALRRLAGFSDETAGEDPGDLAELMARLGMADFKGDFAALPLIDHDGQLGDLAPPLIVMQGELEQLLAARVAELGVEVRKGAEVVDIDGGTAVLADGTRISADWIVGCDGGRSTVRRKAGFDFPGTDPSMLARVAVATYAGELPLEPGIHRLPGGILAVAPSPSPSMTIEFDPEPFDRDSVLTAAEFEASLRRVSGQDIAVTAVEQPIRITDNARQASTYRRGRVLIAGDAAHVHSPIGGQGLNLGLQDAANLGWKLALVARGRADSELLDTYTAERHPVGAQVLRDSRAENALLRTDPQTEALREVLGDVLREPQAARTLLELSHGLRIRYGDDKNPLIGTFAVDVKLEDGRGRYIGPAGEVVAPWADRVAIEHADDGGTLIRPDGYIAWVGTDPDELRAALGRWFGACAGNLHSV; encoded by the coding sequence ATGGCGGACGTGTCGGTGCTGGTGGTCGGGGGCGGGCCGGTCGGCCTGTTCCTGGCGGCGGAGCTGCGGCTGGCGGGCGTGAAGCCGCTGGTGGTTGAGCGGCTGGCGCAGCCGGACCAGGGCAAGAGCGACGACGACCGGGGGCTGACGGCACGCACCGTGCAGACCCTCGACCTGCGTGGACTGGGTGACCCGGTGCGTGCGATGACGGCGGCGGCGCTGCGTCGCCTCGCCGGCTTCAGCGACGAGACCGCCGGCGAGGATCCCGGTGATCTCGCGGAGCTGATGGCCCGCCTCGGCATGGCGGACTTCAAGGGGGACTTCGCCGCGTTGCCGCTGATCGACCACGACGGCCAGTTGGGGGACCTGGCGCCGCCGCTGATCGTCATGCAGGGCGAGCTCGAGCAACTGCTGGCGGCCCGCGTCGCCGAGCTCGGCGTCGAGGTGCGGAAAGGCGCCGAAGTCGTCGACATCGACGGCGGCACGGCCGTTCTCGCCGACGGCACGAGGATTTCCGCGGACTGGATCGTCGGCTGCGACGGCGGTCGGAGCACCGTGCGCCGCAAGGCCGGCTTCGACTTCCCCGGCACCGACCCGTCGATGCTGGCCCGGGTCGCGGTCGCCACGTACGCCGGCGAACTGCCGCTGGAGCCGGGGATTCACCGCCTTCCCGGCGGGATTCTCGCCGTCGCGCCGTCACCGTCGCCGAGCATGACCATCGAGTTCGACCCGGAGCCGTTCGACCGCGACTCCGTGCTGACCGCTGCCGAGTTCGAGGCCAGTCTGCGCCGGGTCAGCGGCCAGGACATCGCCGTCACGGCCGTCGAGCAGCCGATACGGATCACCGACAACGCCCGCCAGGCTTCGACCTACCGCCGCGGCCGGGTCCTGATCGCCGGCGACGCCGCGCACGTCCACTCGCCGATCGGCGGCCAGGGCCTCAACCTCGGCCTCCAGGACGCCGCCAACCTCGGTTGGAAGCTCGCCCTCGTCGCCCGTGGCCGCGCCGACTCCGAGTTGCTGGACACGTACACCGCCGAGCGGCATCCCGTTGGCGCACAGGTGCTTCGCGACAGCCGAGCGGAGAATGCCCTGCTCCGCACCGATCCGCAGACGGAGGCGCTCCGGGAAGTCCTCGGCGACGTCCTGCGTGAACCGCAAGCCGCCCGCACCCTGCTCGAACTCAGCCACGGACTGCGGATTCGGTACGGAGACGACAAGAACCCGCTCATCGGCACCTTCGCCGTCGACGTGAAACTCGAGGACGGACGCGGTCGCTACATCGGCCCGGCAGGCGAAGTCGTTGCGCCGTGGGCGGATCGTGTCGCCATCGAGCACGCTGACGATGGCGGCACGCTGATCCGTCCGGACGGCTACATCGCCTGGGTCGGCACCGACCCGGACGAGCTGCGCGCCGCCCTCGGCCGGTGGTTCGGGGCCTGTGCCGGAAACCTACATTCGGTGTGA
- a CDS encoding MarR family winged helix-turn-helix transcriptional regulator, whose protein sequence is MRDQSISLALRRMLQAGREMQSAVARRMGVRITDVQAVDHVVSADEPLGPVELGSRLGIRSASATALVDRLVAAGHLRREPDPHDRRRVVLHATDHARGDVHAALSPLLTEIDTIVGNLSPAEATTVLAFLTDVTAAMRAYANPGESRSASHRM, encoded by the coding sequence GTGCGGGACCAGTCGATCAGCCTGGCGCTGCGCCGGATGTTGCAGGCGGGCCGGGAGATGCAGAGCGCGGTGGCGCGCCGGATGGGCGTGCGGATCACCGACGTGCAAGCCGTCGACCACGTCGTGTCCGCCGACGAGCCGCTCGGCCCGGTCGAGTTGGGCAGCCGGCTCGGTATCCGCTCCGCCTCCGCCACCGCGCTGGTGGACCGCCTGGTCGCCGCCGGCCACCTCCGCCGCGAACCCGACCCGCATGACCGCCGACGGGTCGTCCTGCACGCCACCGACCACGCCCGCGGCGACGTCCATGCCGCGCTCTCGCCGCTGCTGACGGAGATCGACACCATCGTCGGCAACCTCAGCCCGGCCGAGGCCACCACCGTCCTGGCCTTCCTCACCGACGTCACCGCCGCCATGCGCGCCTACGCCAACCCCGGCGAGTCCCGCTCAGCGTCACACCGAATGTAG